The following coding sequences lie in one Montipora foliosa isolate CH-2021 chromosome 11, ASM3666993v2, whole genome shotgun sequence genomic window:
- the LOC137977282 gene encoding uncharacterized protein produces MNAPPKVTFPSYDDNSFKTIPLPPVHNIACDQYESTDAVDTGQESDEDDEIDNDNDDEDMDPSWILSDVEQFLSDDDMEVEPSEDEFQVSPPHMEKKFLVFGSCLNELLKRCPECGDAIIQQRNKTSGSMLLVELTCHSGHTKTWESQPVVKRKPLGNLLLAAAILFTGNTFTSISNLASCLNLQFFCERVFYTQRKYLFPVVNEAWEAENNRQIDALTSKAVVNLEGDGRCDSPGHCAKYGTYTLMDEDTGNVVAFNVVQVSEVSSSNAMEKEGFTRCIEMLERKGVHITRVATDRHVSIASCMSKDYPHITHQYDVWHLSKWVVKKLTNKAKQKGCEELAPWIQSISNHLWWSAATCDGSVQMLWEKWKSVLDHVSNRHKWSGNSLFHQCCHRRISSSEAKKICWIKPGTTAHLALEEVVLNSKLLKDLAKLTDFCHTGKIEVYHSMMLKYCSKREHFSYKGMVARTQLAALDNNANTDHKQARIKEGEREGEARYKLCFPKANKRWVVKPITEKKSFQYLSGLLSEVVKRVELGNAVAPPMPVHLPKNIASKPAPIMADALKQHRSRFNR; encoded by the coding sequence ATGAATGCACCCCCAAAAGTAACTTTTCCAAGCTATGATGACAacagtttcaaaacaattccCTTACCTCCTGTACATAATATAGCATGTGATCAGTATGAGTCTACAGATGCTGTTGATACTGGTCAAGAaagtgatgaagatgatgaaattgataatgacaatgatgatgaagatatggACCCCAGCTGGATATTATCAGATGTTGAACAGTTTCTATCTGATGATGACATGGAAGTGGAACCATCTGAAGATGAATTCCAAGTGTCCCCTCCtcacatggaaaaaaaatttctggTCTTTGGTTCATGTCTTAATGAACTTCTAAAAAGATGCCCAGAATGTGGGGATGCTATCATCCAGCAGAGGAACAAAACCTCTGGTAGTATGTTACTAGTTGAACTAACTTGCCATAGTGGCCATACAAAAACATGGGAATCCCAACCAGTTGTAAAAAGGAAACCTCTTGGAAACCTGCTATTAGCAGCAGCTATACTCTTCACAGGTAACACCTTTACAAGTATCAGTAACCTTGCCTCATGTCTCAACCTTCAATTCTTTTGTGAACGTGTTTTTTACACACAAAGGAAATATTTGTTCCCAGTTGTTAACGAAGCATGGGAGGCTGAAAACAATAGGCAAATCGACGCACTTACCTCCAAGGCAGTGGTTAATCTAGAAGGGGATGGGAGATGCGATAGCCCTGGACATTGTGCCAAGTATGGTACTTACACATTGATGGATGAGGACACAGGAAATGTAGTGGCATTCAATGTTGTCCAAGTCAGTGAGGTGTCCTCATCCAATGCAATGGAGAAAGAGGGCTTCACCAgatgcattgaaatgttggAGAGGAAGGGAGTTCACATCACCAGAGTGGCAACAGACCGCCATGTATCTATCGCCAGCTGCATGTCCAAGGACTACCCACACATTACCCATCAATATGATGTATGGCATCTGTCCAAGTGGGTGGTCAAAAAACTGACAAACAAGGCTAAGCAAAAGGGTTGTGAGGAGTTGGCCCCATGGATACAGTCCATCTCCAACCACCTATGGTGGTCTGCTGCAACATGTGATGGCAGTGTCCAGATGTTGTGGGAAAAGTGGAAGTCAGTGCTGGATCATGTCAGCAACAGGCATAAATGGTCTGGAAACTCCCTTTTCCATCAGTGCTGCCACAGACGCATTTCTTCCTCTGAAGCTAAGAAGATCTGTTGGATCAAGCCAGGTACAACAGCTCACTTAGCCTTGGAGGAAGTGGTTCTAAACAGTAAGCTTCTTAAAGATCTTGCTAAACTGACTGACTTCTGTCACACTGGGAAAATCGAGGTGTACCACTCCATGATGTTAAAGTATTGTTCAAAACGGGAGCATTTCTCCTACAAAGGCATGGTTGCCAGGACACAGCTTGCTGCTCTTGACAACAATGCAAACACTGACCACAAGCAAGCTCGCATTAAGGAGGGTGAACGGGAAGGTGAGGCTCGCTATAAACTCTGTTTCCCTAAAGCAAACAAGAGATGGGTGGTCAAGCCAATTACTGAGAAGAAGTCATTTCAGTATTTATCAGGTTTGCTTTCTGAAGTTGTCAAGCGCGTTGAGCTAGGAAATGCAGTTGCCCCGCCCATGCCAGTTCACCTACCGAAAAACATTGCCTCCAAGCCTGCACCAATTATGGCGGATGCATTAAAACAGCACCGCTCAAGATTTAACAgatga